A part of Osmerus mordax isolate fOsmMor3 chromosome 10, fOsmMor3.pri, whole genome shotgun sequence genomic DNA contains:
- the ttyh2 gene encoding LOW QUALITY PROTEIN: protein tweety homolog 2 (The sequence of the model RefSeq protein was modified relative to this genomic sequence to represent the inferred CDS: deleted 1 base in 1 codon): protein MSSARVDYIAPWWTYWLHNFPHINLRFQPVDNNFNPEDENYQQSLIFLGCVAAAGLGLNLLCLAVYLSCLCACRKEEEEEESKRPASCCVTWSAVAAGLISCSATGSLVTGTMGGMQSGLQQHLARLDEIFATRGDYVQTLRFMQQMADNVIKQLLGLPDWEQAKVDLASLASQTSLVEYYRWLTYLLLLILDLVICLAACLGLAKQSRWLLTTMMVFGVLTLVLSWASLGADLASAVGTSDFCVAPDKYLMNQTRGLIGPDIVHYYLYCSQTLPNPFQQSLTVFQRSLTTMQIQIQGLLQFAVPLFPTAERDLLGIQHLLNSSETGLHQLTALLDCRGLNKDYLDALVGVCYDGVEGLLYLCLFSILAAVAFSAMLCAIPRAWRQIASRERDYDDIDEEDPFNPQSRRVAPNPNHTNLHSFCSYSSSMGSQSSLHPPAQAPAVSNAPVSEYMNQTALFGGNPRYENVPLIGRGSPPPSYSPSMRATYLSMTEDQIRHFGNDFQA from the exons tctCTCATCTTcctgggctgtgtggctgccGCTGGCCTGGGTCTCAACCTGCTCTGCCTGGCCGTGTACCTGAGCTGCCTGTGC GCCTGccgcaaggaggaggaggaggaggagagcaagagGCCGGCCTCCTGCTGCGTCACCTGGTCCGCCGTGGCGGCCGGCCTCATCAGCTG ttCTGCCACGGGCAGTCTA gtgacagGCACCATGGGCGGCATGCAGAGCGGCCTCCAGCAGCACCTGGCTCGGCTGGACGAGATCTTCGCCACGCGCGGCGACTACGTCCAGACCCTGCGCTTCATGCAGCAGATGGCCGACAACGTCATCAAGCAGCTCCTGGGCCTGCCTGACTGGGAGCAGGCCAAGGTGGACCTGGCCTCCCTCGCCAGCCAGACCTCCCTGGTCGAGTACTACAG GTGGCTCACCTACCTGCTGCTGCTCATCCTGGACCTGGTCATCTGCCTGGCAGCGTGTCTGGGCCTAGCCAAGCAGTCTCGATGGCTCCTCACCAC GATGATGGTGTTTGGGGTGCTGACGCTGGTCCTCAGCTGGGCGTCTCTGGGAGCGGACCTGGCCAGCGCCGTG GGTACCAGTGACTTCTGCGTGGCCCCAGACAAATACCTCATGAACCAGACAAGGGGCCTCATCGGCCCTG ATATCGTTCACTACTACCTGTACTGCAGCCAGACTCTGCCCAACCCCTTCCAGCAG TCCCTGACCGTCTTCCAGAGGTCGCTGACCACCATGCAGATCCAGATCCAGGGCCTGCTGCAGTTCGCGgtccctctcttccccaccgCAGAG AGAGACCTGCTGGGCATCCAGCATCTGCTGAACTCCTCGGAGACCGGCCTGCACCAGCTGACCGCTCTGCTGGACTGCAGAGGACTCAACAAG GACTATCTGGATGcgttggtgggtgtgtgttatgATGGTGTGGAGGGTCTGCTGTACCTCTGCCTCTTCTCCATCCTGGCGGCCGTAGCCTTCTCTGCCATGCTGTGTGCCATCCCCCGGGCATGGAGGCAGATCGCCAGCAG GGAGCGAGACTACGACGACATCGACGAGGAGGACCCCTTCAACCCCCAGAGCCGGAGGGTGGCGCCCAACCCCAACCACACCAACCTGCACAGCTTCTGCAGCTACAGCAGCAGCATGGGGAGCCAGAGCAGCCTCCACCCTCCGGCCCAGGCCCCGGCCGTGTCCAACGCCCCCGTCTCCGAGTACAT gAACCAGACGGCGCTCTTCGGAGGGAACCCGCGCTACGAAAACGTGCCTCTGATCGGCCGaggctctccacccccctcg TACTCTCCCAGCATGAGAGCCACCTACCTGTCCATGACTGAGGACCAGATAAGACACTTTGGGAACGACTTCCAGGCGTAG
- the dnai2b gene encoding dynein axonemal intermediate chain 2 has translation MEIVYVYVKKRNEFGRQCNFSDRPAELHVDILPDPSLAASFIERDPCDVPIQCTQEMSEHEVNTERFESVSRGINHVEGGWPKDVNPQEMEQTIRFRKKVEKDEFYVNTIMQLGSQMEHCIKQNNAIDIYQEYFEDEEVVEDSEEQPSAKTINVFRDPNEVKRTATSVSWHPDGSKLAVAYSSLEFQKATKDMSLDSYLWNIDNPNKPDMALKPVSPLVCLEYNPKDSHILVGGCYNGQIAYWDSRKGSQPLEMSTIEHSHRDPVYKVIWLQSKTGTDCFSASTDGQVLWWDIRKMSEPTEKLVLDPSKKGNLDNSLGAISLEFETTMPTKFMVGTEQGLVVSCNRKAKTPAEKIVCTYSGHHGPIYALQRNPFFPKNFLTVADWTARIWSEDIKESSIMWTKYHMAYLTDGCWSPVRPSVFYTVKMDGTLDVWDILFKQNDPTLSLKVCDEALQSLRVQDQGHLLACGSQLGTTTLLEISPGLCTLQRNEKALVTAMFEREAKREKILEARQREMRLKERSRSEQSKEDDGAKDHDGEESVEELIARAEADFYEMVDAELKKREKGDKQNREKDVCEEKEVRTGTP, from the exons ATGGAGATAGTTTATGTCTACGTAAAGAAGCGCAATGAGTTTGGCCGGCAGTGTAATTTCTCAGACCGGCCAGCTGAGCTGCATGTGGACATCCTTCCAGATCCTTCATTGGCTGCCAGCTTCATAGAGAGAGACCCCTGTGATGTTCCAATACAGTGTACCCAAGAGATGTCCGAGCATGAG GTGAATACAGAGCGCTTTGAGTCTGTGAGCCGGGGGATCAACCatgtggaggggggctggccCAAGGATGTCAACCCCCAGGAGATGGAACAGACCATCCGCTTCAGGAAGAAAGTGGAGAAAGACGAGTTTTACGTCAACACCATCATGCAGCTGGGCAGT CAAATGGAGCACTGCATCAAGCAGAACAACGCCATTGACATTTATCAAGAGTACTTTGAGgacgaggaggtggtggaggattcTGAAGAGCAACCCTCAGCCAAAACCATCAATGTTTTCAG AGACCCCAATGAAGTGAAGCGCACAGCCACCAGTGTCTCCTGGCATCCTGATGGTAGCAAGCTGGCTGTGGCCTACTCCTCACTCGAGTTCCAGAAAGCCACCAAAGACATGAGCCTCGACTCCTACTTATGGAACATTG ATAACCCCAACAAACCGGACATGGCCCTGAAGCCGGTATCTCCTCTAGTCTGTCTGGAGTACAACCCTAAAGACTCCCACATCCTGGTTGGAGGCTGCTACAATGGCCAGATTG CCTATTGGGACTCTCGCAAAGGGAGCCAGCCACTGGAAATGTCCACAATAGAGCACAGTCACAGAGACCCGGTCTACAAAGTCATCTGGTTGCAGTCCAAGACTGGAACGGACTGCTTCTCCGCCTCCACCGACGGCCAG GTGCTGTGGTGGGACATCAGGAAGATGAGTGAGCCCACTGAGAAGCTGGTTCTGGACCCCAGTAAGAAGGGAAACCTGGACAACTCCCTGGGAGCCATCTCCCTGGAGTTTGAGACCACCATG CCCACCAAGTTCATGGTGGGGACCGAGCAAGGCCTGGTGGTCTCCTGCAACCGCAAGGCCAAGACGCCAGCGGAGAAGATCGTGTGCACCTACAGCGGCCATCACGGCCCCATCTACGCCCTGCAAAGAAACCCCTTCTTCCCCAAGAACTTCCTGACCGTAGCCGATTGGACGGCTCGCATCTGGTCCGAGGACATCAAAGAGTCCTCCATCATGTGGACAAA GTACCACATGGCCTACCTGACCGACGGCTGCTGGAGTCCGGTGCGACCGTCCGTGTTCTACACTGTCAAGATGGACGGCACGCTGGACGTGTGGGACATCCTGTTCAAACAGAACGACCCCACCCTCAGTCTGAAA GTGTGTGACGAGGCTCTCCAGAGCCTGCGGGTGCAGGACCAGGGTCACCTCCTGGCCTGTGGCTCTCAGCTGGGCACCACCACCCTGCTGGAGATCTCCCCCGGCTTGTGTACCCTGCAGAGGAACGAGAAGGCCCTGGTCACCGCC ATGTTCGAGCGAGAGGCCAAGCGAGAGAAGATCCTAGAGGCGAGGCAGCGGGAGATGCGCCTGAAGGAGCGCAGCCGCTCGGAGCAGAGCAAGGAGGACGACGGCGCCAAGGACCACGACGGCGAGGAGAGCGTGGAGGAGCTGATCGCGCGCGCCGAGGCCGACTTCTACGAGATGGTCGACGCTgagctgaagaagagagagaagggagacaagCAAAACAGG GAGAAGGATGTCTGCGAAGAAAAAGAGGTCAGAACGGGAACACCTTGA